A window of Hevea brasiliensis isolate MT/VB/25A 57/8 chromosome 14, ASM3005281v1, whole genome shotgun sequence contains these coding sequences:
- the LOC110645294 gene encoding ankyrin repeat-containing protein At5g02620-like, with protein MADSQALPETQLASEINDQPERKDIITFMDAKWYNSAAEGQINLFKHYTGPLDLLRTPNKNTVLHVYITAVQNETEESIEFVKLVISKCPSLLAEPNIRGETPLHIAARFGHNNIVEFLIHSIKKAQYEDLERGAEVSTSDKMLKKTSTDEDSALHEAVRNNHPQVVEILIRENPEFANITNAAGESPLYLAAVRESNSTASKILEICLSPAYTGPKARTALHEAVISGDADLTRKILDKNSSLTRDQDKEGWTPLHYASYFNLLPIVEMLLEDDNKSAAYIGDNYGKTPLHLAILNGNSHLKVVEKIMSVCPDCCDLTDNRGRNVLHFAVESGSFKGMRLITEKPSLANLINQKDEKGNTPVHLVAAFGFEDCCLTEHHLVDKKAVNNKNLTALDVVLETKHKSKLPLPGLTARFLKNAGYKRGRPVIQLKSPDSKSIVDNELIRVFKETSKSHQIVATLIATVTFAAGFTVPGGYGNNDGPDEGTAILTRRSAFKTFLVTDTLALALSISVVLIHFLLALQPTNRKIFFLFTWAFIFTVVAMELMMVAFMTGVYAVMPHSSSGLAATICAIGSCFALLYIYLLKFCLFD; from the exons ATGGCGGATTCCCAAGCTTTGCCCGAAACCCAATTAGCGTCTGAGATCAATGATCAGCCCGAACGGAAAGACATAATCACTTTCATGGATGCTAAATGGTACAATTCTGCAGCAGAAGGCCAAATCAACCTGTTCAAACATTACACAGGCCCTCTAGATCTTTTGCGTACCCCGAACAAAAATACAGTCCTACATGTTTATATCACAGCTGTACAAAATGAAACGGAAGAATCCATTGAATTTGTGAAACTAGTTATCAGCAAATGTCCATCACTCCTAGCTGAACCAAATATCAGAGGCGAAACTCCGCTGCACATTGCAGCAAGGTTCGGGCACAACAATATAGTCGAATTTCTTATTCATAGCATCAAGAAGGCTCAATACGAAGACCTTGAGAGAGGCGCAGAGGTATCAACAAGTGATAAGATGCTGAAGAAGACAAGCACAGATGAAGACTCAGCCTTACATGAGGCTGTGAGAAATAATCATCCTCAAGTGGTGGAAATATTGATTAGAGAAAATCCTGAATTTGCGAACATAACTAATGCCGCCGGAGAAAGCCCGCTTTACCTTGCAGCGGTGAGAGAGAGCAATAGCACTGCTTCTAAGATATTGGAGATATGTCTCTCACCGGCATACACCGGGCCCAAAGCTAGAACAGCTTTGCACGAAGCCGTGATTAGTGGAGATGCCG ATTTGACAAGAAAAATACTCGATAAAAACAGCAGTCTGACCAGAGACCAAGACAAAGAAGGATGGACTCCGCTGCATTATGCTtcctacttcaatcttcttccaATTGTGGAAATGTTGCTGGAAGATGATAATAAATCTGCTGCCTATATTGGCGACAATTATGGAAAGACACCTCTTCATCTTGCGATTCTCAATGGCAATAGCCATTTAAAGGTGGTGGAAAAAATTATGTCAGTCTGCCCAGATTGTTGCGACCTGACTGACAATAGAGGCCGGAATGTTCTCCATTTTGCTGTGGAAAGCGGCAGTTTTAAAGGAATGCGACTTATTACTGAAAAACCTTCCCTGGCCAACCTAATCAATCAGAAAGATGAAAAAGGGAACACTCCAGTCCATCTAGTGGCTGCTTTTGGCTTTGAAGATTGTTGTCTTACAGAACACCACCTAGTAGATAAAAAGGCCGTCAATAATAAGAATTTAACCGCTCTGGACGTGGTGCTAGAAACGAAGCATAAAAGCAAATTGCCATTACCG GGATTGACAGCAAGATTCTTAAAGAACGCTGGATATAAACGAGGTCGGCCTGTAATCCAGCTGAAATCACCTGATAGCAAGTCAATAGTTGACAATGAGTTAATCCGTGTATTCAAGGAAACAAGTAAATCCCATCAGATAGTAGCCACTCTCATAGCAACAGTAACTTTTGCGGCAGGTTTCACCGTACCTGGCGGTTACGGTAATAACGATGGCCCTGACGAAGGAACAGCAATTTTAACTAGAAGATCAGCCTTCAAAACTTTCCTTGTAACCGATACCCTTGCGTTGGCCCTCTCCATTTCTGTTGTGCTTATCCACTTCTTATTGGCATTGCAACCAACCAACAGAAAGATCTTTTTCCTATTCACTTGGGCATTTATTTTCACTGTTGTTGCTATGGAATTAATGATGGTGGCGTTCATGACAGGTGTGTATGCAGTGATGCCACATTCCTCATCAGGTCTTGCGGCTACCATTTGTGCCATCGGAAGTTGTTTTGCCTTATTGTATATCTACCTACTCAAGTTTTGTTTGTTTGATTAA